In one Musa acuminata AAA Group cultivar baxijiao chromosome BXJ2-5, Cavendish_Baxijiao_AAA, whole genome shotgun sequence genomic region, the following are encoded:
- the LOC103983884 gene encoding uncharacterized protein LOC103983884, with protein MGSPQALVLGCSFRPRPRFAITDPMRCNSIEPRPGRREVLLRSSEVAALAAIFHFSGTKPSYLGIQKNPPSLALCPATNNCISTSEEISDANHYAPPWNYNPEDGRRKKPINKDEAIAELLQVVTSLKPDNFTPCVAERREDYIRVEYESPIMGFVDDVEFWFPPGKKSIVEYRSASRIGNFDFDINKKRIKALRSELEKKGWSSEGRF; from the exons ATGGGCTCGCCGCAGGCACTCGTCCTCGGTTGCTCGTTTCGCCCGCGTCCGAGATTTGCCATTACCGACCCCATGCGGTGCAACTCGATCGAGCCCAGACCAGGCAGAAG GGAGGTGTTGCTGAGAAGCAGCGAAGTTGCAGCATTGGCTGCGATCTTCCACTTCAG TGGAACAAAGCCCAGCTATCTCGGGATTCAGAAGAACCCTCCATCTCTAGCATTGTGTCCTGCAACCAATAACTGCATATCTACTTCAGAGGAGATTAGTGATGCCAACCACTATGCTCCCCCATG GAATTACAATCCTGAAGATGGCCGCAGGAAAAAGCCTATAAACAAAGATGAAGCTATAGCAGAGCTTCTTCAGGTG GTGACCTCACTGAAGCCCGACAATTTCACTCCTTGTGTAGCAGAGAGAAGGGAAGACTACATTCGAGTCGAATACGAGAGTCCCATAATGGGG TTTGTAGATGATGTTGAGTTTTGGTTTCCACCGGGAAAAAAATCCATTGTAGAATACCGATCGGCGTCTCGTATCGGAAACTTTGACTTCGACATCAATAAGAAGAGGATAAAG GCACTGCGGTCGGAACTGGAGAAGAAGGGTTGGTCTTCTGAGGGCAGATTCTGA